In Paraburkholderia youngii, the genomic stretch ACGCCGCATGCATCGCAGGTTCGCGGCGCTCCCGTTTGCGAGTCGAATGCCGACGCTCAGCTTCAACCACCTCCGCGGGACGGGAAATTCAGGGTGAGCTTGTTGGTCACCGAGGTCACGCCTGGCACGCCTTTCGCCACGTCGGCAGCCTGCTGGATCATGCCGCTCTCAGGCACCGAGCCGGTCAACGTCACTGCGCCGCCGCGCGCCCGCACGAACACATTCGACACGTTGAAGCCCTGCGCTCTCGAGAGCGCGCGCCGCACGTCGCGGCCGAGCTTGCGATCCGCCGCACGCGTCGATTGGGTGGTCGTGGCCGGCGCGGCTGCCGTGGCGGCAGGCGCCTGCGCGTCGCTTGCCTGCGCGTAGGCGCTGGATGCCGTTGCCACGCACAATGCAATACCGAGCACCTTCAAAAGATTGAGTGTTTTCACGGTTTCACCATCCTCGATAAGTTGATGTCGCTTCGTTGCATGTTAGAAACGTCGCGCTTTTGTCGAGCTGGTCTGAGCTCTGGGAAGTGCCTGTCTTGTAGAGGAGTGGTGGTTTCGGCGCTTCCGGCGCGGTTAAACGATACTCCTGACGGGGCGGTCTTGCCAAAAGACCGCATCACGAATGAATGTCTGATCGCCCAATGCCGGAGATCACTGTGATGGATCGGGTAGCAGAGCGGTTCGTGACGAAGCGACGAACGCGCCCGCCGACCCTTACAGCGCGCATCCCGCCATTTGCCTGTAAGCTTCCCTGACGGGTTCGCGTCCAGGCTGCGCGACCCGCTGTGGTGCTTCACGATTCGCAGACGGACTCGTACGTTATTACCAATCAACCAAGGGATCTCAGTTATGAAGAGCTTCGCCATCAAACGAATCATGCTTGGGGTTTCGGCCGTCGCACTGATGGCCGGCACCATTCCGCTCGCGCTCGCTCAGGGCTCGACGGATGCCGCGGCCCAGGAAGGCGCGACGACAACCACCCCGAAGCCAACGAAGGCCGAGCGCAAGGCAGCGCGC encodes the following:
- a CDS encoding BON domain-containing protein, translating into MKTLNLLKVLGIALCVATASSAYAQASDAQAPAATAAAPATTTQSTRAADRKLGRDVRRALSRAQGFNVSNVFVRARGGAVTLTGSVPESGMIQQAADVAKGVPGVTSVTNKLTLNFPSRGGG
- a CDS encoding DUF4148 domain-containing protein, with amino-acid sequence MKSFAIKRIMLGVSAVALMAGTIPLALAQGSTDAAAQEGATTTTPKPTKAERKAARKQARAKKNAELKKLEDAGYQPAQNDPNYPDKLQAAQKKAGVGAPASQ